The Gallus gallus isolate bGalGal1 chromosome 33, bGalGal1.mat.broiler.GRCg7b, whole genome shotgun sequence genomic sequence ctggtttcTCAAGCCATAGAGGAGAGgattcactgctggaggcaccactgagtacagaaatgaaaccagcaggtccagggatggagaagagatggagggGGGTTTCAGATAGGCAAACATGGCTGTGCTGACAAAgagggagaccacggccaggtgagggaggcacatggagaaggctttgtgccgtccctgctcagagggcatcctcagcacggccctgaagatctgcacataggacgcaacaatgaagacaaaacacccacagattaaacaaagactaaaataaataatcccaACTTCTCTGAGGTAGTCAgattttgagcaggagagcttgaggatgtgggcaatttcacagaagaactgatccacagcattgccttggcagagaCGTAGGGAAAATGCagtggcagtgtgcagcagagcatagagagccccagtgccccaggcagctgctgccatggtggcacaagctctgctgcccag encodes the following:
- the LOC112530823 gene encoding olfactory receptor 14C36-like, coding for LHYGTLLGSRACATMAAAAWGTGALYALLHTATAFSLRLCQGNAVDQFFCEIAHILKLSCSKSDYLREVGIIYFSLCLICGCFVFIVASYVQIFRAVLRMPSEQGRHKAFSMCLPHLAVVSLFVSTAMFAYLKPPSISSPSLDLLVSFLYSVVPPAVNPLLYGLRNQELKAAVSKTYIFNIHKMHASRTGVSR